The following coding sequences are from one Candidatus Thermoplasmatota archaeon window:
- the nikR gene encoding nickel-responsive transcriptional regulator NikR, with translation MTEKARISLSISGGLLEDFDYLAKTLGHPTRSKAVSEAMREFLANRKWDLAKKGVVPGVIIVTYDHHSRGINRALTELQHDYPDIVSATMHIHLSKHTCLEVIAFKGEADRVRSLSKMLQSQKGVLDLKLATSHP, from the coding sequence ATGACCGAGAAGGCGAGAATCTCTCTCAGCATTTCAGGAGGACTTCTCGAGGATTTCGATTATCTGGCGAAGACCCTAGGTCACCCGACGAGGTCCAAGGCGGTCAGCGAGGCCATGCGGGAGTTCTTGGCGAACAGGAAGTGGGACCTCGCGAAGAAGGGCGTGGTCCCCGGCGTGATCATCGTGACCTACGACCATCACTCACGCGGCATAAACAGGGCTCTGACAGAGCTTCAGCACGATTACCCAGACATAGTGTCGGCGACCATGCACATCCATCTCTCGAAGCACACCTGTCTTGAGGTCATCGCCTTCAAAGGCGAGGCCGATAGGGTGAGGTCACTGTCAAAGATGCTTCAATCGCAGAAGGGCGTTCTCGACCTGAAGTTAGCGACCTCCCATCCATGA
- a CDS encoding energy-coupling factor ABC transporter permease has translation MHVPDGLMDPIVAAIGLVEFLFVVGAALVISRRDLRDKDLPRTALLSAGIFVAQMVNFPVGGGTTGHLIGGALFAIMVGPAMAIVGMTVVLLIQALMFGDGGITAFGLNGLNMAVIAPLTGWGVFNLVKPIAVRSERLGEGMAVAMASWASVFVAAAACAAELAVSYAISSGAYGIAATVSVPAMLGYHAIIGIGEAIITVGVIAYVHQVSPETFLRRTGTNASRSGTARILSSKTIQATIAVLIVFALALPFYFLYASDGKDGLEQTVAGAGVSEGEPIAESPFSYGESYFAALFAGIMGFLAVTLATLGILRLIDSRKISG, from the coding sequence ATGCATGTTCCAGATGGGCTAATGGACCCTATCGTCGCTGCGATTGGCCTGGTCGAATTCCTGTTTGTGGTCGGGGCGGCACTCGTCATCTCCCGTAGAGATCTCCGTGACAAGGATCTCCCGAGGACAGCACTGCTCTCGGCTGGAATATTCGTTGCCCAGATGGTCAACTTCCCTGTCGGAGGAGGAACCACAGGGCATCTGATCGGCGGAGCGCTTTTCGCGATCATGGTGGGACCCGCCATGGCCATTGTTGGAATGACCGTCGTGTTGCTCATTCAGGCCCTCATGTTCGGGGATGGCGGAATCACCGCATTCGGGTTGAACGGACTGAACATGGCGGTCATCGCCCCTCTCACTGGCTGGGGAGTGTTCAATCTGGTCAAACCCATTGCCGTACGCTCTGAGAGACTCGGCGAAGGAATGGCGGTAGCTATGGCGTCTTGGGCAAGCGTGTTCGTTGCTGCTGCGGCCTGCGCTGCGGAACTGGCGGTCAGCTATGCCATCTCCTCAGGCGCGTACGGCATTGCAGCTACCGTATCGGTGCCCGCGATGCTCGGATACCACGCGATAATCGGGATTGGGGAGGCCATAATCACGGTCGGGGTCATTGCCTACGTTCATCAGGTTTCTCCAGAGACTTTCCTACGCAGGACTGGCACGAACGCTTCGCGATCTGGCACCGCACGCATTCTGTCGTCGAAGACCATCCAGGCGACCATCGCTGTCCTCATCGTCTTCGCGTTGGCACTCCCGTTCTACTTCCTGTACGCGAGCGATGGCAAGGACGGGTTGGAGCAGACCGTGGCAGGGGCCGGCGTCAGCGAGGGTGAACCGATTGCGGAATCTCCATTCAGCTATGGAGAGAGCTACTTCGCAGCGCTCTTTGCTGGCATCATGGGTTTCCTTGCGGTTACGCTGGCCACGCTGGGCATTCTCAGGCTCATAGATTCAAGAAAGATAAGTGGATGA